A stretch of DNA from Phenylobacterium koreense:
TGGGGCTTCGACATGGCCGGCCGCGACACCTCGGTCGCTCCCTCGAAGGACTTCTTCGAGTACGCCAACGGCGTCTATCTGAACAAGCTGGAGATCCCGGCCGACCGCTCGCGCTATGGCGCGTTCGACGCCTTGCAGGAACTGTCGCAGCAGCGGATGCGCGCGGTGGCCGAGGGCGCCGCGGCCAAGACCGCCGCGACCGGCGACGAGGCCAAGGTCGGCGCCTTCTATCACAGCTTCATGGACGAGGCGGCGGTGAACGCCGCCGGCGCCAAGCCGATGGCCGCGGACCTGGCCGCGATCAAGGCGGTCAAGGACAAGACCGAGATGGCCCGCCTGATGGGCGCGACCATGCGCAAGTTCGGCGGCTCGTTCTTCGGCGCCTATGTGCACGACGACGCCAAGGATCCCGAGCGCTACACCGCCTACCTGTCCCAGGCCGGGCTCTCCCTGCCTGACCGCGACTATTATCTCGAAGATCGCTTCAAGACCCAGAAGGCGGCCTACGAGGCTTATGTCGCCAAGATGCTGGGCCTCGCCGGCTGGGAGAAGCCGGCGGAATACGCCAAGGCCATCGTCGCCCTGGAGACCGAGATCGCCCAGGTCTCCTGGACCCGCGCCGAGCGCCGGGACGACGACAAGACCTACAATCCGTTCGAGGTGGACAAGCTGCAGGCCTATGCGCCGGGCTTCGACTGGAAGGCCTTCCTGGACGGCGCCCATCTTCCGCAGGCGAGTCGTGTGATCGTGGCCGAGAACACCGCCTTCCCGAAGATCGCCCAGATCTACGCCAATACCCCGCTGGACGTGCTGCAGGCCTGGTCGGCCTTCAGCCTGGCGGACCAGGCCGCGCCCTACCTGTCGAAGGACTTCGAGGACGCGAACTTCAACTTCCGCAGCAAGACGTTGTCGGGCACTCCGGTGCAGCAGCCGCGCTGGAAGCGGGCGGTAAACGCCACCGACAGCAGCCTGGGCGAGGCGCTGGGCAAGCTCTATGTCGAGGCCTACTTCCCGGCCGAGAGCAAGGCCAAGATGGAAGAGCTGGTCGGCAACATCCAGGTCGCCATGAAGGGCCGGATCGAGAAGCTCGACTGGATGAGCCCGGCCACCAAGGCCAAGGCCCTCGAGAAGCTGGCCAAGTTCCGGGTGAAGATCGGCTATCCCGACAAGTGGCGGGACTATTCGGCCCTGCAGATCAAGGACGGCGACCTCTACGGCAATGTCGAGCGCGCCGCCGCCTTCGAATGGGACTATCGCGCCGCCCGCTATGGCGGCCCGGTGGACGACGACGAGTGGGGCATGACCCCGCCGACCATCAACGCCTACTACCAGCCGACCAAGAACGAGATCGTGTTCCCGGCGGCGATCCTGCAGCCGCCGTTCTTCGATCCGGACGGCGACCCGGCGGTGAACTATGGCGGCATCGGCGGGGTGATCGGCCACGAGATCACCCACGGCTTCGACGACCAGGGCCGCAAATCGGACGGCGACGGACGGCTGGCCGAATGGTGGACCGCCGAGGACGCGGCCAAGTTCAACGCCCAGGCGGCGAAGTTCGGCAAGCAGTACGCGGCGGTGGAAGTGCTGCCCGGCGCGCATATCAACGGCGACCTGACCATGGGCGAGAACATCGCCGACCTGGGCGGGCTGCTGGTGGCGCTGGACGCCTATCACCTGTCGCTGAAGGGCAAGCCGGCGCCCACGATCGACGGCGTGACCGGCGACCAGCGGGTCTTCCTGGGCTGGGCGCAGGTGTGGCGCGGCAAGTACCGGGACGACCGGATGCGCCAGCAACTGGTCTCCGACCCGCACTCGCCGCCGAAGTACCGGGTGCAGGTGCCGGTGCAGAACATCGACGCCTTCTACGAGGCGTTCGGGGTCAAGCCGGGCGACGCCATGTACCTGGCGCCGGCCGATCGGGTGCGCATCTGGTGATTGCGGAGGGCGGGGATCGGACCTCGCCCTTTATTTTTGACACTTGAGTCAAAATTTATTGCGGGCAAAAAATTGGCCCGCTGCGGGGGATAATCGCAGCGGGCCTCTTTTTGAGCAGTCGCTCCTATTGAGCGGGCGTTTCCTCCCCGAAACGCCGGAGACTGTCGGACTTAGTGGCCGCCATGTCTCTCGCAGGAATGAGAAAACGGCAATTTCTGACCCAAGTCAATGCAGCGAAGCCGCCCCTCGCCGCAATTTTCGATCAGATTTGCGCGACTAACGCATTTTCAATTCCAGGTTGGAATCTTTTTGACATCTGCGTCAAATTTGTACGCGCTGACGTAGCGCGACCGCCGCTTCACAACCTGATTTGTACACAAAATCCGGACGGCTTGCAGTCACCGGTCCGATTCCGGCGCCGGCCAGCGAGATGGAAGCCTCCGAAACCCAGCCGGCCGGAGTAAGCAGGCCGTTCGGCCGGCGGCTGGCGCCGCGAGCGACGAGGGCGTCGACGATGGCTTCTTCCCGGACGGGATCGGCCGGCCAAGTGAGCATGGCGCTCTCCTTGGCGGCGGCTCTCGCCTCGATAATCCGCAGCAGGCGCTCGGCGGCGTCGAGCTGGTTGGGATTCCACCCGATGCGCAGGCTGGCGGCGAGCTGGGCCTGGCTCTTCAGGATGACGCCGTCGTCCAGGATTTTCAGGCCATTGGCCTGCAAGGTCGCGCCGGTGGTGGTGATGTCGACCACCAACTCGGCCGAGCCCGCGGCCGGCGCGCCCTCGGTGGCCCCGCCGGACTCGGTGATCCGATAGTCGGCGACCCCATGACGGGCGAAGAAGGCGCGGGTCTGGGCCAGGTACTTGGTGGCGACCCGCATGCGACGCCCGGATCGCGCCAGCAGGTCGTGCCCCACCTCCTCCAGGTCAGCCATGCTGTCGACGTCGATCCAGCTCTTGGGCACGGCGACCACGAGGTCGGCGCGGCCGAAACCCAGAGCGCGCAGCAGGAGGACGCGGGCGTCCACATCGCCGCCGCGCTCGCGCAGCAGGTCCTCGCCGGTGATGCCCAGATGCACTTCGCCCAGGTCCAGCGCCTCGGCGATGTCGCCGGCCGACAGCAGGCGGACCTGGATGCCGGAGACGCCCTTCAGCTCGGCCATGTAGCCGCGCGAGCCGCCGGCGACTGAGAGCTTCAGTCCGCAGTCGGCCAGCCACTCCTCCACCTGTTCCTTGAGGCGGCCCTTGGAAGGGACGGCCAGGATTAGGGATTCGCTCATGCCTCGCCTCCCGCCCAGGCCCGCCAGGGCCGGACCATGCAACCGACGGCTCGCGCGCCGGCCGCGCCGCCCAGGCGCGCCGGGAGGCCGTCATAGCGGCCGCCCACGGCGACCGCGCGTTCCGGATCGAGCGCCGCCGAGCGGATCTCGAAGCTCAAGCCGTCGTAATAGTCGAAGGCGTGGCCGAGGGCCGCGGCGAAGCGGATGCGGTCAGCGGGAACCTCGCCCTGCTCCAGGAGCGTCAGGCGCTGGTCCCAGGCGGCCAAGGCGCCGTCGAGCGCGCCGGGGCGCTGGCCGCCGATGGCCTTGATGGCGGCGAAGGCCGCCGCGGGGCGATCTTCGATCGCCAGGAAAGCGCGGATCGCCTCGGCCTGGGCCGGGGTCAGCGCCGGCGCCTGGGCCGCCTCGGCGCGGCGGATCAGCCGCTGGGCGATGTCGGCCGGGCTGCGGCCGCCGACAGGGTCGATCCCGGCCAGGGCCCACATCTCCTCCAACACGGTGGCGGCATCGGCTTCCGAGAGGCCGGAGAGCAAGCCGGCGAGGCGCGCGCCCTCGGCGGCGGCCGGCGCGGGCGCTTCGGCGCGGGCCAGCTCGGCGGCCAGCAGGCGCGGCCGCGCCGCGACCCGCTTCAGGCGCGCGGCCAGGGGTTCGGCCAGGCCCAGGGCGTCGATGAAGGCGGCGAAGAGGGCGATATCCCCCAGCCACAGCGAAAGGTCGCCGCGGCCGCCGGCCAGGGCAGAGCGCCAGGCCAGCAGCGCGATCTCGGCGTCGGCGACGACGGGCGAGGCGCCCTGCTCGTCGAAGCGCTCCAACCCGATCTGGCGGAACTCGTCGGGGCGGCCCGGTTCGGGAGAGGCGCGGAAGGCCTTGCCCTCGTAAAAATAGCGGCCGGAGGACCGACCGCTTTCGAGGTGCTGGCGCACGACGGGGACCGTGAA
This window harbors:
- a CDS encoding M13 family metallopeptidase; translation: MKTLWLGAASVAALLCASAPALAADLPDLSKAPRMGPWGFDMAGRDTSVAPSKDFFEYANGVYLNKLEIPADRSRYGAFDALQELSQQRMRAVAEGAAAKTAATGDEAKVGAFYHSFMDEAAVNAAGAKPMAADLAAIKAVKDKTEMARLMGATMRKFGGSFFGAYVHDDAKDPERYTAYLSQAGLSLPDRDYYLEDRFKTQKAAYEAYVAKMLGLAGWEKPAEYAKAIVALETEIAQVSWTRAERRDDDKTYNPFEVDKLQAYAPGFDWKAFLDGAHLPQASRVIVAENTAFPKIAQIYANTPLDVLQAWSAFSLADQAAPYLSKDFEDANFNFRSKTLSGTPVQQPRWKRAVNATDSSLGEALGKLYVEAYFPAESKAKMEELVGNIQVAMKGRIEKLDWMSPATKAKALEKLAKFRVKIGYPDKWRDYSALQIKDGDLYGNVERAAAFEWDYRAARYGGPVDDDEWGMTPPTINAYYQPTKNEIVFPAAILQPPFFDPDGDPAVNYGGIGGVIGHEITHGFDDQGRKSDGDGRLAEWWTAEDAAKFNAQAAKFGKQYAAVEVLPGAHINGDLTMGENIADLGGLLVALDAYHLSLKGKPAPTIDGVTGDQRVFLGWAQVWRGKYRDDRMRQQLVSDPHSPPKYRVQVPVQNIDAFYEAFGVKPGDAMYLAPADRVRIW
- the hisG gene encoding ATP phosphoribosyltransferase; protein product: MSESLILAVPSKGRLKEQVEEWLADCGLKLSVAGGSRGYMAELKGVSGIQVRLLSAGDIAEALDLGEVHLGITGEDLLRERGGDVDARVLLLRALGFGRADLVVAVPKSWIDVDSMADLEEVGHDLLARSGRRMRVATKYLAQTRAFFARHGVADYRITESGGATEGAPAAGSAELVVDITTTGATLQANGLKILDDGVILKSQAQLAASLRIGWNPNQLDAAERLLRIIEARAAAKESAMLTWPADPVREEAIVDALVARGASRRPNGLLTPAGWVSEASISLAGAGIGPVTASRPDFVYKSGCEAAVALRQRVQI
- a CDS encoding ATP phosphoribosyltransferase regulatory subunit, which codes for MRAEPAVPADALALIRAPFEALGAETVDAPILQPLGLLLELAGEAMRARLFVVQSEGGEETCLRPDFTVPVVRQHLESGRSSGRYFYEGKAFRASPEPGRPDEFRQIGLERFDEQGASPVVADAEIALLAWRSALAGGRGDLSLWLGDIALFAAFIDALGLAEPLAARLKRVAARPRLLAAELARAEAPAPAAAEGARLAGLLSGLSEADAATVLEEMWALAGIDPVGGRSPADIAQRLIRRAEAAQAPALTPAQAEAIRAFLAIEDRPAAAFAAIKAIGGQRPGALDGALAAWDQRLTLLEQGEVPADRIRFAAALGHAFDYYDGLSFEIRSAALDPERAVAVGGRYDGLPARLGGAAGARAVGCMVRPWRAWAGGEA